GCTGAGGTCCAGGTCGCTATTGGCGACGGTCTGTCGGTGGCTGCGGTCAAGGCCCAGGTCCCGGTACTTTTGGATAAGCTGGCCCGGGAGGCTCGTCAGCGGGAGTGGCGCTTTGGCCAGCCGTTTGTGATTCGCCACTGTCGGGTGGGGGTGCTGAACGATATCGGCGAGCTGCTGGAGCCCGAGGTGGTGGTGTTATTGATTGGTGAGCGACCCGGGCTGGCCACCGCCCAGAGTCTGTCGGCCTATATGGCCTATCAGCCGCAGGCCGGCCATACCGACGCGGAGCGGAATCTCATCTCGAACATCCACCACCGGGGGGTGAGGCCCGCAGATGCGGCCGTCCGTATTGTGCGGCTTGTGGAGCGCATGCGCCACCTGCGGCGCAGTGGGACTGAGGTCAAGGAACAGCTCGATGAAGCCACGCGCCTCGGACCGACGGTTTGAGGCGTGCGGCTGAGAAAGGGGGGAGGAGTGGAGAAGACACAATCAGGAACAACCCAGGCACTGCTACTGTGTCCCATCTGCAACCTGTACGCCGCCCAGCTGTGCAGGGGGAAGTTGCAGTGTCGAAACTGCGGGTTTATCGAATCGTGACATGACTGCTAATCCTCTGGCAGAGGATAGCCAAGCTTCAGGAGGATATGATGGC
This genomic window from Desulfurellaceae bacterium contains:
- the eutC gene encoding ethanolamine ammonia-lyase subunit EutC, yielding MKPPARADSDRAADLIRAVRQRTPARVLIGRAGPAYRTHTQLALRRDHAAALDAVQTELDLARDLAPELVKRWGLFMVTTCAEDKTDYLLRPDLGRRLSPPARQLIQERCPRRAEVQVAIGDGLSVAAVKAQVPVLLDKLAREARQREWRFGQPFVIRHCRVGVLNDIGELLEPEVVVLLIGERPGLATAQSLSAYMAYQPQAGHTDAERNLISNIHHRGVRPADAAVRIVRLVERMRHLRRSGTEVKEQLDEATRLGPTV